One window from the genome of Epinephelus moara isolate mb chromosome 5, YSFRI_EMoa_1.0, whole genome shotgun sequence encodes:
- the LOC126390445 gene encoding transcription factor JunB-like isoform X1: MSTIMEQPFYDDSFLSAYGHSGAALPDYKLLKQNMNLNFSDSYRNSNFKSQHLRADSDFFSAGTADVGSLKLASPELERLIIQNSNGVITTTPTPAQYLYNRGITEEQEGFADGFVKALDDLHRMNQMAPPNVSIGGVACGVPGGVVCSAPATVFGSSMQPEALEYTTLGSCTTNPSLSSASSYPSTTISYLPHHQYHQHPQAVAHGSHHFQHSLAGAGIHSQRYGGLKEEPQTVPDMQSSDGSPPMSPIDLENQDRMKAERKRLRNRLAASKCRRRKLERISRLEDKVKVLKTDNAGLSNTASVLREQVAQLKQKVMTHVSSGCQLMLAPKVKSY; the protein is encoded by the coding sequence ATGTCCACAATAATGGAACAGCCTTTTTATGACGACTCGTTTCTCTCTGCTTATGGCCATTCAGGCGCAGCCCTGCCAGACTACAAGCTCCTAAAGCAGAATATGAACTTGAACTTCTCCGATTCATATCGGAACTCAAACTTCAAGTCACAGCACCTGCGCGCCGACAGTGATTTCTTTTCGGCCGGCACGGCGGACGTGGGCTCACTGAAGCTCGCCTCTCCTGAACTGGAGCGACTGATCATCCAGAACAGCAACGGGGTCATCACAACCACACCGACACCTGCCCAGTACCTGTACAACCGCGGGATCACGGAGGAGCAGGAAGGCTTTGCTGACGGTTTCGTGAAAGCTCTGGACGACCTGCACAGGATGAACCAGATGGCTCCTCCAAACGTGTCCATCGGTGGAGTTGCTTGTGGCGTCCCCGGTGGAGTTGTCTGCTCGGCTCCAGCCACGGTGTTCGGCTCATCCATGCAGCCAGAGGCGCTCGAGTACACCACCCTGGGCAGCTGTACCACCAACCCCAGCCTGTCCTCAGCCTCCAGCTATCCCTCCACCACCATCAGCTACCTGCCGCATCACCAGTACCACCAGCATCCCCAGGCTGTTGCGCACGGATCTCACCATTTCCAGCACTCCCTGGCCGGCGCTGGCATCCACTCGCAGCGGTACGGCGGGTTGAAAGAGGAGCCTCAAACGGTCCCTGACATGCAGAGCAGCGACGGGTCTCCTCCGATGTCCCCCATCGATTTGGAGAATCAGGACCGGATGAAAGCGGAGCGCAAGCGGCTGAGGAACCGGCTCGCAGCCTCCAAGTGTCGGAGGCGCAAGCTGGAGCGCATCTCTCGTCTGGAGGACAAGGTGAAAGTGCTGAAAACAGACAACGCCGGACTGTCAAACACGGCTTCTGTACTGAGGGAGCAGGTGGCCCAACTCAAACAGAAAGTCATGACACATGTGAGCAGTGGCTGCCAGCTCATGTTGGCGCCCAAAGTGAAGTCTTACTGA
- the LOC126390445 gene encoding transcription factor JunB-like isoform X2 — protein MNLNFSDSYRNSNFKSQHLRADSDFFSAGTADVGSLKLASPELERLIIQNSNGVITTTPTPAQYLYNRGITEEQEGFADGFVKALDDLHRMNQMAPPNVSIGGVACGVPGGVVCSAPATVFGSSMQPEALEYTTLGSCTTNPSLSSASSYPSTTISYLPHHQYHQHPQAVAHGSHHFQHSLAGAGIHSQRYGGLKEEPQTVPDMQSSDGSPPMSPIDLENQDRMKAERKRLRNRLAASKCRRRKLERISRLEDKVKVLKTDNAGLSNTASVLREQVAQLKQKVMTHVSSGCQLMLAPKVKSY, from the coding sequence ATGAACTTGAACTTCTCCGATTCATATCGGAACTCAAACTTCAAGTCACAGCACCTGCGCGCCGACAGTGATTTCTTTTCGGCCGGCACGGCGGACGTGGGCTCACTGAAGCTCGCCTCTCCTGAACTGGAGCGACTGATCATCCAGAACAGCAACGGGGTCATCACAACCACACCGACACCTGCCCAGTACCTGTACAACCGCGGGATCACGGAGGAGCAGGAAGGCTTTGCTGACGGTTTCGTGAAAGCTCTGGACGACCTGCACAGGATGAACCAGATGGCTCCTCCAAACGTGTCCATCGGTGGAGTTGCTTGTGGCGTCCCCGGTGGAGTTGTCTGCTCGGCTCCAGCCACGGTGTTCGGCTCATCCATGCAGCCAGAGGCGCTCGAGTACACCACCCTGGGCAGCTGTACCACCAACCCCAGCCTGTCCTCAGCCTCCAGCTATCCCTCCACCACCATCAGCTACCTGCCGCATCACCAGTACCACCAGCATCCCCAGGCTGTTGCGCACGGATCTCACCATTTCCAGCACTCCCTGGCCGGCGCTGGCATCCACTCGCAGCGGTACGGCGGGTTGAAAGAGGAGCCTCAAACGGTCCCTGACATGCAGAGCAGCGACGGGTCTCCTCCGATGTCCCCCATCGATTTGGAGAATCAGGACCGGATGAAAGCGGAGCGCAAGCGGCTGAGGAACCGGCTCGCAGCCTCCAAGTGTCGGAGGCGCAAGCTGGAGCGCATCTCTCGTCTGGAGGACAAGGTGAAAGTGCTGAAAACAGACAACGCCGGACTGTCAAACACGGCTTCTGTACTGAGGGAGCAGGTGGCCCAACTCAAACAGAAAGTCATGACACATGTGAGCAGTGGCTGCCAGCTCATGTTGGCGCCCAAAGTGAAGTCTTACTGA